Proteins encoded by one window of Crassostrea angulata isolate pt1a10 chromosome 9, ASM2561291v2, whole genome shotgun sequence:
- the LOC128163504 gene encoding deleted in lung and esophageal cancer protein 1-like isoform X1 — protein sequence MKPPAAIARGEEPPMFLQRPSTGKSQDVRHILAKTFRQLYTRDTISPDTVKNLSVSKGGDDEYHERYVEMLQKVFDERQKRLNEAAQLERHIMQAQARAMSADERELNRVSKSCDNYSDLGLPPVRSHFSSCIDGQLLKKHKLLTPEDYSTEDPASIPPPTEPLIPSYARDTVSSQQRKDQGTEDRRGDTPLFLPGHIRQSTDLELFEGEEGRPHPEETPSPVWESQDKTMAAWKLHLNEEQREIDRTDLANLQAKVNFRRNPRHVPPSAPPGGRTLIKDGKSKPKEIGIQRKETISVLPEPSVVFLVSPPIVRFTDYKVGQVYEITLELKNVSACLRQCRALPPSSPYFNIGLGQFPGEHGLVAPGMSCHYGIRFAPDSLMDYDDEIRIQTQSSQPIIIPLQGRRQPPLISLPKVLDVGHCLVGGVHIGQFIVKNEGGSGRFCVMPRSAWPATNFKSVVTNGSVKIAPFDVRPSILELMKGDTGVLEVVFAPQSVRSYTQEITIVCDNCHVKHFTLKGVAQMAEVELLSVERGLSAALPGELSDVTADNLIRFDELNPFTYTDKSIVVKNKTDVELPFQWMIYKPDMTDVDELDKKPDRVPDVDSVFSVHPPSGMLPPAKEMEFKITFAPPVVDMFHSVLHLLLQQVPPHNENGSAKSAKSQKRGEEDNSSSGEETEEEEETMSEMFLNSDMKQFKDMTALEVEVKGKSVPLSVVLHPYAVYSPGQSLVGTTIKKLVTMANHSRSTITFQWQPILEKTIIEMEPPFGELDPGMAMDLELSVTGSEPGKVSETIYCYVMNLDDPLHLHVEAEFKGPEIKIEEPDVDFGLVRLGESATREITLTNLAQVITTWSIQDVSENNSEDAMAVSEFTFTPPGGELKPLEQKKVSIEFKPTSVQTLKSILEVQVEDGNKINVAAFGEVQTVAVCFASCQIVMEEVYKDVPVQYQAILVNQTLLSTEFSLGKVEGSHTEDCCIELDTTKGFLGPRRERVITINFVATREGEFSDLRIPCMVEGLDKPLYLGLFCEVKGLAANFRVSKDGYGSSDFSNDLHLDFGEVALGSTGQLYLHIRNESAIAAPYTMGVEHFIARPPTPPQEPLDRNMSTGQRRALLQKTPNLADPMARTLNKAANETYQMMLSQNLGAAFVPGPSQGTLMPFGEEIVDVTAFCDMWGHYTDSLTVKVGDMSPVSVPVSMTAVGCPLKFQLTASQPDQKPIIRFGTHVSGVAPTNRTMRVNNTSPFDLRVDWRIFNVEKDDKKTLDLIVNYGEAFPKLDNSGKEIVPPWEGEPETAVPAPVRRQPTDFLPNSPSTSAGSTRTQFSTKASQPTSVPSEAELMATRHPIVSLFYQAHEGVPANAPYSVKTKQLVVPARGMASVNFSFTPFPTEEVVKDMDCEGYALGYMSLDKGQSEEGKVEREQGYSVQPLKVEMTAHIKPALLTIECHDDEGMRYRSAMSDLLQAGGQVSNESLRIATSMLSNNTETPLVFRMMTKAPFVLVDMDPSTNVELSTRTISTQMQTLRPKHNLIVQVAFRTSLDLLPPYEETPISTADTTESSEGQKLEFHDDLIIEFNNSTTQRIPLYATLSLPQMELSRESLDFGTCLVGQRREMQILISNKTASHSKWVASIDTCSDTCAENTFCIEPNTGTLDAHITHVSNSKTLLRVYFTAKHSEMYEGVFMFRGNLRERPRRLYLFGQGSYDGKHQAILNV from the exons ATGAAGCCCCCAGCAGCAATTGCGAGGGGTGAAGAACCTCCCATGTTCCTACAGCGACCCTCCACAGGAAAGTCCCAGGATGTTAGACACATACTGGCCAAAACGTTCCGACAGCTCTACACTAGAGACACCATCAGCCCAGACACGGTGAAGAATCTAAGTGTGTCCAAAGGAGGGGATGATGAGTATCATGAGAGATACGTCGAAATGCTTCAGAAG gTATTTGATGAGAGACAGAAAAGACTGAATGAGGCTGCTCAGCTGGAGCGACACATCATGCAGGCCCAGGCCCGGGCCATGTCTGCTGATGAGAGGGAGCTCAATCGAGTCTCAAAAAGCTGCGACAATTACAGCGACCTCGGCCTTCCTCCTG TGAGGTCACACTTCAGCTCCTGTATTGATGGACAGTTACTGAAGAAGCACAAGCTACTGACGCCTGAGGATTACTCCACAGAGGACCCTGCCAGTATACCCCCTCCCACAG AGCCCTTGATTCCAAGTTACGCCAGGGACACAGTTTCTTCCCAGCAGAGGAAGGACCAGGGGACGGAGGATCGTCGCGGGGACACACCCTTGTTCCTCCCCGGACACATCAGACAGAGCACGGACCTGGAGCTGTTTGAGGGGGAGGAGGGCAGACCTCACCCCGAGGAAACACCCTCCCCAGTCTGGGAATCA CAGGACAAGACCATGGCTGCTTGGAAACTTCACCTGAATGAAGAGCAGCGAGAAATCGACCGGACAGACCTTGCCAACTTACAGGCCAAGGTCAACTTCCGTCGTAACCCTCGACATGTCCCACCCTCTGCTCCACCTGGTGGCAGAACTCTCATCAAGGACGGTAAATCCAAGCCCAAAGAAATCGGAATTCAGAGGAAAGAGACCATCAGTGT GTTACCAGAGCCATCTGTTGTGTTTTTGGTGTCTCCCCCCATTGTCCGATTCACAGACTACAAAGTGGGTCAGGTCTATGAG ATCACCTTGGAGTTAAAGAACGTGTCAGCGTGTCTACGTCAATGCCGCGCCCTGCCACCTTCCTCGCCATACTTCAATATAGGACTCG GACAGTTTCCAGGAGAGCATGGCTTGGTGGCGCCAGGTATGAGCTGTCACTACGGTATCCGGTTCGCTCCGGACTCCCTGATGGACTATGACGATGAGATTCGGATCCAGACTCAGTCGTCTCAACCAATCATCATCCCCCTACAGGGCCGACGCCAACCACCCCTCATCTCAT TGCCAAAGGTCCTGGATGTGGGTCATTGTTTGGTGGGAGGGGTTCACATCGGCCAATTCATCGTAAAGAACGAGGGAGGAAGTGGGAGATTCTGTGTCATGCCCCGATCTGCCTGGCCGGCCACTAACTTTAAG AGTGTAGTCACCAATGGTAGTGTGAAGATCGCCCCTTTTGACGTCCGTCCGTCCATTCTGGAGCTGATGAAGGGCGACACGGGGGTGCTGGAGGTGGTGTTCGCCCCTCAGTCGGTCCGGAGCTACACCCAGGAGATCACCATCGTGTGTGACAACTGTCACGTCAAGCACTTTACTCTCAAAG GTGTAGCTCAGATGGCAGAAGTGGAGTTATTATCTGTGGAGCGTGGATTATCTGCAGCATTGCCCGGGGAATTATCTGATGTGACTGCTGATAACCTGATCCGTTTTGATGAACTGAATCCTTTCACATACACCGACAAGAGCATCGTTGTCAAAAACAAAAC TGATGTTGAGCTGCCATTCCAATGGATGATTTATAAGCCAGATATGACGGATGTGGATGAGCTGGATAAGAAGCCGGATCGTGTTCCGGATGTAGACTCCGTGTTCAGTGTCCATCCACCGAGCGGCATGCTGCCCCCAGCCAAAGAGATGGAGTTCAAAATTACCTTTGCTCCTCCAGTG GTGGACATGTTCCACAGTGTGTTACATCTTCTGTTACAACAAGTTCCACCTCACAATGAGAACGGTTCAGCCAAGTCTGCCAAGAGCCAGAAACGAGGGGAGGAAGACAACAGCTCCAGTGGGGAGGAAACCGAAGAGGAGGAGGAAACTATGTCGGAGATGTTCCTGAACTCAGACA TGAAGCAGTTCAAGGACATGACAGCGCTAGAGGTCGAGGTCAAGGGTAAGAGCGTCCCCCTCAGTGTGGTTCTTCATCCATACGCCGTGTATTCCCCGGGCCAGAGTCTGGTGGGAACAACGATCAAGAAACTGGTCACA ATGGCAAACCACAGCCGGTCCACCATTACCTTCCAGTGGCAGCCCATTCTGGAGAAGACTATCATAGAAATGGAACCACCATTTGGAGAACTTG ATCCGGGCATGGCTATGGACCTCGAGCTGAGCGTGACAGGCTCGGAACCTGGCAAAGTGAGCGAGACCATTTACTGTTACGTCATGAATCTGGATGACCCATTACATCTCCATGTTGAGGCTGAGTTTAAG GGCCCAGAGATCAAGATCGAGGAGCCAGACGTAGACTTTGGTTTGGTCAGGCTGGGAGAATCCGCGACAAGGGAGATCACTCTGACCAACCTCGCTCAGGTGATAACGACTTGGAGCATCCAGGACGTGTCGGAGAACAACTCAGAGGACGCCATG GCTGTAAGTGAGTTTACATTCACGCCCCCTGGTGGTGAACTGAAGCCCCTGGAACAGAAAAAGGTCAGCATCGAGTTCAAACCGACGTCAGTCCAGACACTGAAGTCTATACTGGAGGTCCAAGTGGAGGATGGAAATAAAAT TAACGTGGCAGCCTTTGGAGAGGTCCAGACCGTGGCTGTCTGCTTTGCTTCCTGTCAGATCGTCATGGAGGAGGTATACAAAGATGTCCCCGTCCAATACCAGGCCATTCTGGTCAACCAAACACTGCTGTCAACAGAGTTCTCCCTCGGAAAG GTGGAGGGTAGCCACACAGAGGACTGTTGTATAGAATTAGACACCACCAAAGGTTTCCTGGGCCCCCGCAGGGAGAGGGTCATCACCATCAACTTTGTGGCCACAAGAGAG GGTGAGTTCTCGGACCTGCGGATCCCCTGTATGGTGGAGGGGTTAGACAAGCCCCTGTATCTAGGACTCTTCTGTGAGGTCAAAGGTCTGGCGGCCAACTTCAGGGTCTCCAAGGATGGATATGGGTCAAG TGATTTCTCCAATGACCTTCACCTTGATTTCGGAGAAGTGGCCCTTGGCTCCACAGGTCAGCTGTACCTACACATCAGAAACGAGTCGGCCATTGCCGCCCCTTACACCATGGGAGTGGAGCACTTCATCGCCCGACCACCCACCCCACCCCAGGAGCCACTGGACAGGAACATGAGTACCGGACAGAGGCGAGCTCTGCTACAGAAGACTCCAAACCTAGCCGACCCCATGGCTAGGACCCTCAACAAGGCTGCCAATG AAACCTACCAGATGATGCTGAGCCAGAACCTGGGGGCTGCCTTTGTACCCGGCCCCTCCCAGGGGACCCTGATGCCATTCGGAGAAGAGATTGTTGACGTCACTGCATTCTGTGATATGTGGGGCCATTACACAGACTCCTTGACTGTCAAG GTGGGGGATATGTCCCCAGTGTCAGTGCCTGTCAGTATGACTGCTGTTGGCTGTCCCCTCAAGTTCCAGCTGACTGCCTCCCAACCAGACCAGAAACCCATCATCAG ATTTGGAACTCATGTGTCTGGAGTGGCCCCAACCAACAGAACAATGAGGGTCAATAATACCAGTCCATTTG ATCTACGAGTGGACTGGAGAATATTTAATGTGGAGAAGGACGACAAGAAAACTCTGGACTTAATCGTCAATTATGGAGAAGCTTTCCCAAAACTGGACAACTCCGGAAAAGAGATAGTCCCTCCTTGGGAAG GTGAACCAGAAACAGCGG TTCCTGCCCCGGTCAGGAGACAGCCCACAGACTTCCTGCCCAACTCTCCGTCCACATCTGCCGGCTCCACCCGCACACAGTTCAGTACTAAAGCCTCCCAGCCGACGTCCGTCCCAAGCGAAGCAGAGCTGATGGCCACAAGGCACCCGATTGTCTCCCTTTTCTACCAGGCTCATGAAGGGGTTCCTGCTAATGCCCCGTACAGTGTCAAAACAAAGCAGCtg GTGGTGCCAGCTCGAGGTATGGCCAGTGTTAATTTCTCCTTCACCCCGTTCCCGACCGAGGAAGTGGTCAAGGACATGGACTGTGAGGGTTATGCCCTGGGTTACATGAGCCTGGATAAG GGTCAGTCTGAGGAGGGGAAGGTTGAGAGAGAACAAGGGTACAGTGTGCAGCCATTGAAAGTAGAAATGACCGCTCACATCAAACCTGCCTT GTTGACGATTGAATGTCATGATGATGAAGGCATGCGATACAGATCTGCCATGAGTGACCTATTGCAAGCAGGCGGACAG gTATCCAACGAGAGTTTGCGGATAGCCACTTCCATGTTATCCAATAACACGGAGACTCCGCTGGTGTTTAGGATGATGACAAAGGCACCCTTCGTACTAGTGGATATGGATCCTTCCACCAATGTGGAGCTCTCCACCAGAACCATATCCACACAGATGCAAACTCTGAGGCCAAAGCATAATTTAATT GTACAAGTTGCCTTCAGGACCAGTCTCGACCTTCTTCCGCCTTATGAAGAGACTCCAATATCCACAGCTGACACGACGGAGAGCTCCGAGGGACAAAAGCTGGAGTTCCATGACGACCTAATAATAGAGTTCAACAACTCTACAACACAG AGGATTCCCCTGTATGCCACCCTGTCCCTGCCTCAGATGGAGCTCTCCCGGGAATCCCTGGACTTTGGTACCTGTTTGGTTGGACAGAGACGCGAGATGCAAATCCTCATCTCAAACAAGACTGCATCTCACTCCAAATGGGTGGCTAGCATTG ataCATGCTCGGACACTTGTGCTGAGAATACATTTTGTATCGAGCCCAATACAGGGACCTTGGATGCTCACATTACTCATGTGAGCAACAGCAAGACCCTGCTGAGAGTTTACTTCACAGCCAA